The Deltaproteobacteria bacterium genome includes a window with the following:
- a CDS encoding ferritin-like domain-containing protein, with amino-acid sequence MNLDRMLDKCQKGQWNVNDFDWTQKPASLSRFDEMEACQAFTNLIYIERIAAAAFLEFAKQAADPTEKAIFGTFYDDEIRHAEAMWHLAKYFDVHQYRIYTPDPNLVKFVRAMSEMINGISPEFASAMVTAGELVLDVALLRSVNDYIEDPLSRAVIEKVNQDESRHIAMDFYLCEKYGQEAGEPPSLKDFFDTMSNPTLVSGMYWATVALSEMFGRIQAIMDPAGTRFIEAQRRFAMLGEKNPKIAANRNYAAVLRINTVSQDFFGGLRRIMQLLRVGLFREMKEAEKRGEKRKAPRQSAGHDPVKTAVDLLEEMN; translated from the coding sequence CGATTTTGACTGGACGCAGAAGCCTGCATCGCTGTCAAGATTTGACGAGATGGAAGCCTGTCAGGCGTTCACCAATCTCATCTATATCGAACGGATCGCAGCTGCAGCGTTCCTTGAGTTCGCCAAGCAGGCAGCCGACCCCACGGAGAAGGCGATCTTCGGGACGTTTTATGACGATGAAATCCGCCATGCCGAAGCCATGTGGCATCTCGCCAAGTATTTCGACGTTCACCAGTACCGCATCTACACGCCTGACCCGAACCTCGTGAAGTTTGTCCGCGCCATGAGCGAAATGATCAATGGCATCTCGCCAGAATTCGCCTCGGCAATGGTCACGGCCGGCGAACTGGTGCTGGACGTGGCCCTGCTCCGCTCGGTGAATGACTATATCGAAGATCCGCTTTCCCGTGCTGTCATCGAAAAGGTGAACCAGGACGAATCCCGCCACATCGCGATGGACTTCTACCTGTGCGAGAAATACGGCCAAGAGGCGGGCGAGCCGCCGTCCCTGAAGGATTTTTTCGATACGATGAGCAACCCGACCCTCGTTTCCGGCATGTACTGGGCCACCGTGGCGCTTTCGGAAATGTTCGGCCGGATTCAGGCAATCATGGACCCGGCAGGGACGCGCTTTATCGAAGCTCAGCGGCGGTTCGCCATGCTGGGCGAGAAGAATCCCAAGATCGCCGCCAACCGGAACTATGCGGCGGTCCTCAGGATCAACACCGTTTCACAGGATTTCTTCGGAGGCCTCCGGCGGATCATGCAGCTGCTACGCGTCGGCCTGTTCCGCGAGATGAAGGAAGCCGAAAAACGTGGAGAAAAGCGCAAGGCTCCCAGGCAATCCGCAGGACATGATCCGGTGAAAACCGCCGTCGATCTCCTGGAAGAGATGAACTGA
- a CDS encoding DUF4149 domain-containing protein, producing the protein MNGWPRSRRFAVVMAAAAVGASGLYSFVITPAMFARVPNPARGEMLAAVFPYYFLVMAMLSLAVMMSVAIWQKAGTAIRICAGIASVLALFNWLYAGPVLRALGEEIRSGNLTDPGHPVRQAFGRWHGISQSGNLTMILCFIIVSILAFRERPPAPVQAEDQ; encoded by the coding sequence ATGAACGGATGGCCCCGGTCCCGGCGTTTCGCCGTGGTTATGGCTGCCGCCGCCGTGGGCGCGTCCGGACTGTATTCATTCGTCATCACACCGGCCATGTTCGCCAGGGTCCCGAACCCCGCCAGAGGGGAGATGCTGGCGGCGGTGTTTCCGTACTATTTCCTCGTGATGGCCATGCTGTCACTAGCCGTCATGATGTCCGTCGCTATCTGGCAGAAGGCCGGAACCGCCATCCGGATCTGCGCCGGCATTGCGTCAGTCCTGGCTCTTTTCAACTGGCTTTATGCCGGGCCGGTACTCCGGGCACTTGGCGAGGAAATCCGTTCAGGGAATCTCACCGACCCGGGCCACCCTGTCCGCCAGGCATTTGGCCGCTGGCATGGAATCTCCCAATCCGGAAACCTGACGATGATTCTCTGCTTTATCATCGTGTCGATACTGGCGTTCAGGGAGCGGCCCCCGGCCCCTGTTCAGGCCGAAGACCAGTAG
- the amrS gene encoding AmmeMemoRadiSam system radical SAM enzyme: protein MSESLEQHLHRLSTTETPLALPESNGRLRCVACGHRCILKDGMRGVCKVRWMEGGKLHVPWGYAAGIQNDPIEKKPYFHAFPGVKALSFGMLGCDFKCAYCQNWVTSQALRDPVAGVEPEEVTPDEIADIAIRAGSRVVVSTYNEPLITAEWAVDVFKAARARGLATGFVSNGNATPEVLDFLKPHCDIYKVDLKAFSQKNYRELGGRLDHVLETISSLVDRGFWVEIVTLLVPGWNDSDEELTGLTEFIASVSPLIPWHVTAYHPDYHMQDHVRTGPRHLVRAAEIAVKAGLRFIYPGNLPGQVGNWEDTRCHRCGETVIRRTGFRVLENRLGRGGECPGCREPVPGFWENGLVPVKPVSRAAA from the coding sequence ATGAGTGAATCGCTGGAGCAACACCTACACCGGTTGTCCACTACGGAAACCCCGCTGGCGCTGCCGGAATCGAACGGGCGCCTCCGGTGCGTTGCCTGCGGGCACCGGTGCATCCTGAAGGACGGCATGCGCGGCGTCTGCAAGGTCCGTTGGATGGAGGGCGGAAAGCTCCATGTTCCGTGGGGTTATGCGGCAGGCATCCAGAATGACCCTATAGAGAAGAAGCCGTATTTTCACGCGTTTCCGGGCGTTAAAGCACTCTCCTTCGGAATGCTCGGGTGCGACTTCAAGTGCGCTTACTGCCAGAACTGGGTGACTTCGCAGGCGCTTCGCGATCCGGTGGCAGGAGTGGAACCCGAGGAGGTAACGCCGGATGAAATTGCCGATATCGCCATCAGGGCCGGTTCCCGCGTCGTGGTTTCCACCTACAACGAACCGCTGATCACTGCCGAGTGGGCGGTTGATGTATTCAAGGCGGCCCGTGCGCGTGGGCTCGCCACGGGGTTCGTTTCCAACGGGAATGCGACGCCGGAAGTCCTCGATTTCCTGAAGCCCCACTGCGATATCTACAAGGTAGACCTCAAGGCCTTTTCGCAGAAGAACTACCGTGAACTGGGCGGCCGGCTGGACCATGTGCTGGAGACGATTTCCAGTCTGGTTGACCGGGGGTTCTGGGTCGAAATCGTCACGCTACTCGTCCCCGGCTGGAACGATTCCGACGAGGAACTCACCGGTCTGACGGAGTTCATCGCGTCGGTTTCACCGCTGATTCCCTGGCATGTGACGGCCTATCACCCGGACTACCACATGCAGGACCACGTCCGCACCGGTCCCCGGCACCTTGTCCGGGCGGCGGAGATTGCGGTCAAGGCGGGCCTCAGGTTCATCTATCCCGGCAATCTGCCCGGGCAGGTCGGCAACTGGGAAGACACCCGTTGTCACCGGTGTGGCGAAACAGTCATCCGGCGGACCGGGTTTCGGGTTCTGGAAAACCGTCTTGGCAGGGGAGGCGAATGCCCGGGATGCCGTGAGCCTGTACCGGGTTTCTGGGAGAACGGACTCGTGCCGGTAAAGCCAGTCTCTAGGGCCGCTGCCTGA
- a CDS encoding TIGR02147 family protein — protein MEARTTQERPQPADFENYREFLKAMVSYLKANQRGFSYRWFARRAGFNTPSLLKHVLDGDRNLATDSIEKFAKGLGLDAKEKADFGALVMLSQAKTDEERNYYYGRLRRYRKHTDGRKQMEKAHYEAYSLWWALPVREMVRHPDFQEDPAWIARRLHPPVKPYDIERALRILLDTGLLVREGNGVLKAAHNTLETPSSVSSLAVRNYHRRMLENALASLDGLPQEERYVTSVTVNLTRSQYEELGRRISAFQDEILSQLVPPADSSEPRDVYFIGFQAVPVTRQQRSKK, from the coding sequence GTGGAAGCGAGAACAACACAAGAGCGACCCCAGCCGGCGGATTTCGAGAACTACCGCGAATTCCTGAAGGCCATGGTCAGCTATCTCAAGGCCAATCAGCGCGGCTTTTCCTACCGCTGGTTTGCCCGGCGGGCCGGGTTCAATACGCCGAGTCTGCTCAAGCATGTTCTGGACGGCGACCGCAATCTCGCTACCGATTCCATCGAGAAGTTCGCAAAGGGCCTGGGACTCGACGCAAAGGAAAAGGCGGATTTCGGGGCCCTCGTGATGCTCTCCCAGGCGAAGACAGATGAGGAACGCAACTACTACTACGGGCGCCTGCGCCGGTACCGGAAGCACACCGACGGGCGCAAGCAAATGGAGAAGGCCCACTACGAGGCCTACTCGCTCTGGTGGGCACTCCCGGTCCGGGAGATGGTCCGCCATCCGGATTTCCAGGAAGACCCGGCGTGGATCGCCCGGCGGCTGCACCCGCCGGTGAAACCGTACGACATCGAGCGGGCCCTTCGCATTCTCCTCGATACCGGCTTGCTCGTCCGGGAGGGAAACGGTGTCCTGAAAGCTGCCCACAACACGCTTGAGACTCCGTCCTCGGTGTCATCCCTCGCGGTCCGCAACTACCACCGGCGGATGCTGGAAAACGCTCTGGCCAGCCTGGACGGGCTTCCACAGGAGGAGCGGTATGTGACGTCGGTGACCGTGAACCTGACGCGCAGCCAGTACGAAGAACTCGGTCGGCGGATTTCGGCTTTCCAGGACGAAATCCTCAGCCAGCTCGTGCCTCCCGCTGATTCCAGCGAACCGCGGGACGTTTATTTCATCGGGTTTCAGGCAGTGCCTGTGACCCGCCAGCAGAGGAGCAAGAAATGA